In Brevinematales bacterium, the following are encoded in one genomic region:
- a CDS encoding diguanylate cyclase, with translation MRRLIWVFFAVLPFIITEGLFAQYPSNQADVICLTNYFSYYSGDIPVVKNEVSGKALITNFLSNSHLTLNNQTNLIVWFHLILPENSFKSPALFFYNAHQYFEVYDDHGLIYRFGDIQPGKQVLSISLLSYIIKLNDIHSTNLYFRFYSLNKKLGIDGQIYFGEHADILKKILFEDLDNLIMGCFFILIGFIAFYIFFTPLSDKILLAFGLFAFSIGIFTLSRTFLKDVLFPSSEFWIYCFYFSLNLMAIGMDACAENITGAGPKKIGRRLVEIHIAYFIISTILLFLNLLSIYTATNIIMILLLVDIVFFATYAIYQTYKGNIEARILNIAGIVFALFGLNDILMNLFHFFPYASSNLHWGFFLFLICYSIVIIRRFWITYLSSISDGLTGVFNRRHFDVMVEIEWNRAKREKRPISLIIADVDFFKKFNDFNGHIAGDNCLKEISKAIKSIIKRAGDFVARYGGEEFVVLLPDTDVQGALVVANQIQDKIKKLKLPHHQSEISAYITLSLGVSTIIPANNSFLDLIQKADEALYKSKDSGRDTITVAG, from the coding sequence TTGCGGTATTACCGTTCATTATCACAGAAGGGCTTTTCGCGCAGTATCCATCTAATCAGGCTGATGTTATTTGTTTAACCAATTATTTTTCATATTATTCAGGCGATATTCCTGTTGTTAAGAATGAGGTCTCGGGAAAAGCTCTCATAACGAATTTCCTTTCAAATTCCCATCTCACTCTAAATAATCAAACAAACCTGATTGTATGGTTCCACCTTATCCTACCGGAGAATTCATTCAAATCCCCCGCTCTTTTTTTTTATAATGCCCACCAGTATTTTGAAGTCTATGACGACCATGGGCTTATCTATCGTTTCGGAGATATCCAACCCGGAAAACAGGTGCTTAGCATTTCTCTATTGAGCTATATAATCAAACTGAATGATATTCACTCGACTAATCTTTATTTCCGTTTCTATTCGTTGAATAAAAAACTCGGAATCGACGGACAAATCTATTTCGGGGAGCATGCCGATATCCTGAAAAAAATATTATTCGAAGACCTGGATAATTTAATTATGGGGTGTTTTTTTATACTGATCGGATTTATTGCCTTCTACATCTTTTTTACCCCTCTTTCAGACAAAATCCTTCTGGCATTCGGATTGTTCGCATTTTCTATCGGTATCTTTACATTATCGCGGACTTTCCTCAAGGATGTACTTTTCCCATCAAGTGAATTTTGGATATATTGTTTTTATTTTTCCTTAAACCTGATGGCAATCGGAATGGATGCCTGTGCCGAAAATATCACCGGAGCAGGACCGAAAAAAATCGGTAGACGGCTTGTCGAGATTCATATAGCATACTTCATTATTTCCACAATCCTTCTCTTTCTCAATCTCCTTTCTATATATACTGCAACCAATATTATCATGATCCTGTTATTAGTGGATATTGTCTTCTTCGCAACATATGCGATATACCAAACTTATAAAGGAAACATTGAGGCAAGAATCCTGAACATCGCCGGTATCGTTTTCGCTCTCTTCGGGCTAAACGACATACTTATGAATCTATTTCATTTTTTTCCATACGCATCGTCTAATTTACACTGGGGGTTTTTCCTATTTCTGATCTGTTACAGTATCGTTATTATCCGCCGCTTTTGGATTACATACCTGAGTTCTATTTCCGACGGTCTTACCGGGGTATTTAACCGCCGTCATTTTGACGTCATGGTCGAGATAGAATGGAATCGCGCAAAACGCGAGAAGCGCCCCATTTCATTAATTATCGCGGACGTCGATTTCTTTAAAAAATTCAATGACTTCAATGGACATATTGCTGGAGATAACTGTTTGAAGGAAATTTCAAAAGCGATAAAATCGATCATCAAACGAGCGGGGGATTTCGTAGCGCGTTACGGCGGCGAGGAGTTTGTCGTTCTCCTTCCCGATACCGATGTTCAGGGAGCTTTAGTGGTCGCTAACCAGATACAAGACAAAATAAAAAAACTGAAATTACCCCATCATCAATCAGAAATATCCGCTTACATCACTCTCAGTCTGGGAGTTTCCACGATAATCCCCGCCAATAATTCCTTTTTAGACCTGATTCAAAAAGCGGATGAAGCGCTTTATAAATCCAAGGATTCTGGTAGAGATACAATAACTGTTGCCGGCTAA